A genomic region of Leptotrichia hofstadii contains the following coding sequences:
- a CDS encoding BaiN/RdsA family NAD(P)/FAD-dependent oxidoreductase, which yields MKREIAIIGGGASGFLTAVTAKKNGRDVVILERKDRVLKKVLTTGNGRCNLTNVNASNRNYFGIEKMKQPIEKILESFTSQDAMRFFEDEVGIICNEENRGKVYPLSGQAASIVDGLRFYAQSLGIEIITDFYVTKIEKEMFDFKIISEDKKQIIAKKVVIATGGKSYPELGSNGSGYELAKSFGHTITELTPVIVQLKAEKEKIKGLKGIKSDVKITAFGENESGEKIKICTYDGELLFTDFGISGNVVFNISYVFPIYRNVEFEIDFMPKFTYNEIFEILKKRRTILKNFTMEQFFNGVVNKKLGQFLTKSAGIEKLSKSINELTDNEIRKICTTLKKYRIKIIDTNGFKAAQVTAGGIPLSEVNLENLESKKVKNLYFAGEILDVYGECGGFNLQWAWTSGYFLGKNL from the coding sequence ATGAAAAGAGAAATAGCGATAATTGGAGGTGGCGCTTCAGGTTTTCTGACGGCGGTTACTGCAAAGAAAAACGGAAGGGATGTTGTCATTCTGGAAAGAAAGGACAGAGTTCTGAAAAAAGTGCTTACAACTGGAAATGGACGATGTAACTTGACAAATGTAAATGCTTCCAATAGAAATTATTTTGGAATTGAAAAAATGAAGCAGCCTATTGAGAAAATTTTAGAGAGTTTTACTTCACAAGATGCAATGAGATTTTTTGAAGATGAAGTCGGGATTATTTGTAATGAGGAAAATCGAGGGAAAGTTTATCCACTTAGCGGACAGGCCGCATCAATTGTGGATGGACTCAGATTTTATGCACAAAGTCTTGGAATAGAGATAATTACAGATTTTTATGTTACAAAAATTGAGAAGGAAATGTTTGATTTTAAGATAATTTCTGAAGATAAAAAACAAATAATTGCCAAAAAAGTAGTCATTGCAACTGGTGGAAAATCGTATCCTGAACTTGGTTCAAACGGAAGCGGCTATGAGCTGGCAAAGAGCTTTGGGCATACTATTACCGAATTAACGCCTGTTATTGTACAGCTAAAGGCAGAAAAAGAAAAAATTAAAGGTTTAAAAGGGATTAAGTCGGATGTGAAAATTACAGCTTTTGGAGAAAATGAAAGTGGAGAGAAAATAAAAATTTGTACTTATGATGGGGAACTGCTGTTTACTGATTTTGGCATTTCTGGAAATGTAGTTTTCAATATTTCGTATGTTTTTCCAATTTACAGAAACGTGGAATTTGAAATTGACTTTATGCCAAAATTTACTTATAATGAAATTTTTGAAATTTTGAAAAAACGTCGGACAATATTAAAGAATTTTACAATGGAACAATTTTTTAATGGAGTTGTCAATAAAAAGCTGGGACAATTTTTGACAAAGTCGGCAGGAATTGAAAAATTATCAAAAAGTATAAATGAACTGACAGACAACGAGATTCGTAAAATTTGTACAACTTTAAAAAAATATAGAATAAAAATTATTGATACCAATGGCTTTAAAGCGGCTCAAGTTACTGCTGGAGGGATTCCTCTAAGTGAAGTAAATCTGGAAAATCTGGAATCAAAAAAAGTTAAAAATCTTTATTTTGCTGGGGAAATACTGGATGTGTACGGTGAATGCGGCGGATTTAACTTACAATGGGCTTGGACTTCTGGATATTTTTTAGGAAAAAATCTTTAA
- a CDS encoding NAD(P)/FAD-dependent oxidoreductase, whose product MIRINNIKMPVKHSENDLKKTVFRLYKINDNEVKSFEIAGQAIDARKKDNVVFVYAVDISFNFDEETEKKRFENVKNVRKIEKKPYSTEKIENFTETENVKRPVIVGSGPSGIFAGLVLAEAGLKPIIIEQGKNVNEREKDVYNFFKTGKLDKYSNVQFGEGGAGTFSDGKLNTNTNNFRIQKVYDELILAGADPKINYMSKPHIGTDKLIEIMRKIRYKIESLGGEYRFSTKLTKINYEKSDSENNKIKSILVENVKNSDENKIYEIPTNILVLAIGHSARDTFFMLNEENVAMERKTFSVGVRIEHLQSMINYSQYGKFADKLPAAEYKLNVKTSNGRGVYTFCMCPGGVVVPSSSEEGRLVVNGMSYSQRDLENANSAILVNVFPEDFPGESVLAGVEFQRKLEEKAFELGGKDYKAPIQLFGDFVNNKISTKLGKVKPSYLAGYKFANLNEIFPQFINDSIKEGITLMDKKIKGFASYDAILSGVESRSSSPVKIPRNERFFSNIEGLMPCGEGAGYAGGIMSAAVDGIKCAEYVIEYFLENLLS is encoded by the coding sequence ATGATTAGAATAAATAATATAAAAATGCCTGTAAAACACAGTGAAAATGATTTAAAAAAAACAGTTTTCAGACTTTACAAAATCAATGATAATGAAGTAAAGTCATTTGAAATCGCAGGACAGGCGATTGATGCCAGAAAAAAAGATAATGTTGTATTTGTTTATGCAGTGGATATTTCCTTCAACTTTGATGAGGAAACGGAAAAGAAAAGATTTGAAAATGTAAAAAATGTACGAAAAATTGAGAAAAAACCTTATTCTACGGAAAAAATTGAGAACTTTACAGAAACTGAAAATGTAAAACGCCCTGTTATTGTTGGAAGCGGACCTTCTGGAATTTTTGCTGGACTTGTGCTTGCCGAAGCTGGATTAAAGCCAATTATCATTGAGCAGGGAAAAAATGTAAATGAGCGTGAAAAGGATGTCTATAATTTTTTCAAAACTGGAAAACTTGATAAATATTCAAATGTACAGTTTGGAGAAGGAGGAGCTGGAACATTTTCAGATGGGAAACTAAACACGAATACAAATAATTTTCGGATTCAGAAGGTTTATGATGAATTAATTCTCGCTGGTGCTGATCCTAAAATAAATTATATGTCAAAGCCACACATTGGAACTGATAAATTAATTGAAATAATGCGTAAAATCAGGTATAAAATCGAAAGTCTTGGGGGAGAATACAGATTTAGCACAAAATTAACAAAAATAAATTATGAAAAATCTGATTCTGAAAATAACAAAATAAAAAGCATTTTAGTTGAAAATGTGAAAAATTCTGATGAAAATAAAATTTATGAAATTCCAACAAATATTTTAGTTCTCGCAATTGGACATAGCGCAAGGGATACTTTCTTTATGCTGAACGAAGAAAATGTTGCAATGGAACGAAAAACTTTTTCGGTAGGAGTCCGAATTGAGCATCTTCAAAGTATGATAAATTATTCGCAATATGGAAAATTTGCTGATAAATTGCCGGCCGCAGAATACAAATTAAATGTAAAGACAAGCAATGGACGTGGAGTTTATACGTTCTGCATGTGTCCTGGCGGTGTAGTTGTACCATCTTCAAGCGAGGAAGGCAGACTTGTCGTAAATGGAATGAGCTATTCACAAAGAGATTTGGAAAATGCAAACTCTGCAATTTTGGTAAATGTATTTCCTGAGGATTTTCCAGGAGAAAGCGTTCTGGCTGGAGTCGAATTTCAAAGAAAACTGGAAGAAAAAGCATTCGAGCTTGGTGGAAAAGATTACAAAGCCCCTATTCAGCTATTTGGCGATTTTGTAAATAATAAAATCTCAACAAAATTAGGAAAAGTAAAGCCAAGCTATCTGGCAGGCTACAAATTTGCAAACTTAAATGAAATTTTTCCACAATTCATAAACGATTCCATAAAAGAAGGAATTACCTTAATGGATAAAAAAATAAAAGGATTTGCCAGTTATGACGCAATTCTGTCAGGTGTGGAAAGCCGTAGTTCATCTCCAGTGAAAATTCCTAGAAATGAAAGATTTTTCTCAAATATCGAAGGACTTATGCCATGTGGGGAAGGTGCAGGGTATGCTGGCGGAATTATGTCAGCGGCAGTTGATGGAATAAAATGTGCAGAGTATGTGATTGAGTATTTTCTAGAAAATTTATTAAGCTAA
- a CDS encoding carbonic anhydrase — MFCTLVCCMDGRFIHILNEYIRGNYRYTFVDTITDAGAVNKIVNDEDYLKSIEDKVVLISVNKHKSDHIFVAGHSDCAGCPIDDETQKGYIRKAAEKMHNDLPHEAVTGLFVHENGEIEVLADYDIDDNN, encoded by the coding sequence ATGTTTTGTACTTTAGTATGCTGTATGGATGGAAGATTTATTCATATTTTAAATGAATACATTAGAGGTAATTACAGATACACTTTTGTGGATACTATTACTGATGCGGGTGCTGTAAATAAAATAGTTAATGATGAGGATTATTTAAAAAGCATAGAAGATAAGGTTGTTTTAATTTCGGTTAATAAGCATAAATCTGATCATATTTTTGTGGCAGGGCATAGCGACTGCGCTGGTTGTCCTATTGATGATGAAACACAAAAGGGCTATATTCGGAAAGCTGCTGAGAAAATGCACAACGATTTACCTCATGAGGCTGTTACTGGGCTTTTTGTCCATGAAAATGGAGAAATTGAAGTTTTAGCAGATTACGACATTGATGATAATAATTAA
- a CDS encoding M48 family metallopeptidase has protein sequence MKTEKILGYEVHRKKVKNINLRIKPNMEIYISVPMNLHRDYIENFIRSKEGWIKSVLKKVEDVKEKQKGFEYKTGEIHKFLGKEYSLTVKTGNFNGVNLINNEKDPNITLTVNENIFENIDEKKKVMEKWYFENAKKLFPQFMEKWLKILDEHVEKVAIKPMKTRWGSCNYVKKYINLNTELIKRTPFEIEYVVLHELTHLKYPNHGKGFYNYVERYMPNYKIAEKMLNAKHYY, from the coding sequence ATGAAAACAGAAAAAATTTTAGGTTATGAAGTTCACAGAAAAAAAGTAAAAAATATAAATTTACGGATAAAGCCCAATATGGAAATCTATATTTCTGTGCCAATGAATTTACATCGTGATTACATCGAAAATTTTATCCGTTCTAAAGAAGGCTGGATAAAAAGTGTTTTGAAAAAAGTTGAAGATGTGAAGGAAAAACAGAAGGGCTTTGAGTACAAAACTGGAGAAATTCATAAATTTTTAGGAAAAGAATACAGTTTAACTGTGAAAACAGGAAACTTTAATGGCGTGAATTTAATAAATAATGAAAAAGATCCGAATATAACTTTAACAGTTAATGAAAACATTTTTGAAAATATTGATGAAAAGAAAAAAGTTATGGAAAAATGGTATTTTGAAAATGCAAAAAAATTATTTCCTCAATTTATGGAAAAATGGCTGAAAATATTGGATGAGCATGTGGAAAAAGTCGCAATAAAGCCTATGAAGACTAGATGGGGCTCGTGCAATTATGTAAAAAAATATATAAATCTTAATACGGAGCTTATAAAAAGAACACCTTTTGAGATAGAATATGTGGTTTTACATGAATTGACACATTTAAAGTATCCAAATCACGGAAAGGGTTTTTACAATTATGTCGAACGATATATGCCAAATTACAAGATTGCTGAAAAAATGCTAAATGCTAAACATTATTATTAA
- a CDS encoding NUDIX domain-containing protein, which translates to MRFDLDDDVKFILEQLNKNGTGFLVGGAVRDKILNKDPGDYDFATDIEYSELKRIFAGYNPKEMGAHFGILMINVNGKSYEIAKFRKETGVYNSRYPKEIKFVKTIEEDLARRDFTINSIAYSEQTGIVDLYGGRQDIRRKVIRFVGKPKLRIEEDALRILRAFRFISKLGFNLDKKTAEAIYKKRKFLTKISKERIFDELSKILMGKFVKKAFIEMKKLRVLEMIIPEFYYAYNFDQNNPNHPDDLFNHIIKVIHLCDYDLVTRFAALFHDLGKINVKIIDAKGIFYFYGHEKESALIAEEELKQLKASNDFINSVKKIVKNHMLIYGDVSDKTLKKLIIEMEEKNLKRLFNLFSADLNSKGLRTKKENEQIIQNFWEKIENIKKQGKIPQFNDLDITGIDLINLKFSNREIGEVKNRLYELVLGDEIENEKEALLKYVVKHYKLNDNFEYENSCGAIVFNENTEKILLVKMHNGNWGFPKGHIEKDETKEETAIREVLEETNVRIKIIPDFEREIKYIPNEKTIKKVTIFMGITQDEEVTIDTFEIEDFKWCTYEEALKLVTYKLQKDVLENARKVFIKSKTG; encoded by the coding sequence ATGCGATTTGATTTGGATGATGATGTAAAATTCATATTAGAACAACTGAATAAAAATGGAACAGGATTTCTTGTTGGTGGAGCAGTTAGAGACAAAATTCTAAATAAAGATCCTGGCGATTATGATTTTGCAACTGATATAGAATATTCAGAATTGAAAAGAATCTTTGCTGGTTATAACCCAAAAGAAATGGGAGCTCATTTTGGAATTCTTATGATAAATGTTAATGGAAAAAGTTATGAAATAGCAAAATTCCGTAAAGAAACAGGAGTTTACAACAGCAGATACCCAAAAGAAATTAAGTTTGTAAAAACAATTGAAGAAGATTTGGCAAGACGGGATTTTACAATAAATTCTATCGCTTACAGCGAACAGACTGGAATAGTGGATTTGTATGGGGGAAGGCAGGATATTAGACGGAAAGTGATAAGATTTGTAGGGAAGCCAAAGCTGAGAATAGAAGAAGATGCTCTTAGAATTTTAAGAGCTTTTCGATTTATTTCAAAATTAGGATTTAATTTGGATAAAAAAACAGCTGAAGCCATTTACAAAAAAAGAAAATTTTTGACTAAAATATCTAAAGAAAGAATTTTTGACGAGTTAAGTAAAATTCTTATGGGAAAATTTGTTAAAAAAGCTTTTATAGAAATGAAAAAATTACGGGTTTTAGAAATGATAATTCCCGAATTTTATTATGCTTACAATTTTGATCAGAATAATCCCAATCATCCAGACGACTTGTTTAATCATATTATAAAAGTTATTCATCTTTGTGATTATGATTTGGTAACTAGATTTGCGGCACTTTTTCACGATTTGGGTAAAATAAATGTAAAAATTATTGATGCGAAGGGTATTTTTTATTTTTATGGACATGAAAAGGAAAGTGCATTAATCGCAGAAGAAGAGTTAAAACAGCTCAAGGCATCCAACGATTTTATAAATTCAGTAAAAAAAATTGTAAAAAATCATATGTTAATTTATGGAGATGTTTCAGACAAGACATTGAAAAAATTGATTATTGAAATGGAAGAAAAAAATCTGAAAAGACTTTTTAATTTATTTTCTGCAGACTTAAATTCTAAAGGACTTAGGACAAAAAAAGAAAACGAGCAAATTATACAAAATTTTTGGGAAAAAATTGAAAATATAAAGAAACAGGGTAAAATACCACAGTTTAATGATTTAGATATAACAGGGATTGATTTGATAAATCTTAAATTTAGTAACCGTGAGATTGGAGAAGTAAAAAATAGATTGTATGAGCTTGTGCTTGGCGATGAAATTGAGAACGAGAAAGAAGCATTGTTAAAATATGTTGTCAAGCATTACAAATTGAATGATAACTTTGAGTATGAAAATTCGTGCGGTGCAATTGTTTTTAATGAAAATACCGAAAAAATTCTGCTTGTGAAAATGCACAATGGTAACTGGGGCTTTCCAAAAGGGCATATCGAAAAGGATGAAACTAAGGAAGAAACAGCAATTCGTGAAGTTCTTGAAGAAACAAATGTAAGAATAAAAATAATTCCTGATTTTGAAAGAGAAATAAAATATATTCCAAATGAGAAAACTATTAAGAAAGTTACAATTTTTATGGGAATTACGCAAGATGAAGAGGTTACCATTGATACTTTTGAAATTGAGGATTTTAAATGGTGTACCTATGAGGAAGCATTAAAGCTGGTTACTTATAAGCTTCAGAAGGATGTGCTGGAAAACGCAAGAAAAGTATTTATAAAGTCGAAGACAGGTTAG
- the rsmB gene encoding 16S rRNA (cytosine(967)-C(5))-methyltransferase RsmB: MIKKKNIKLDIVNLLDEIQNGKYSNIQLNYYFSKNNYTKKEKMFITNVINVVIKNLIYIDYLIGKSVRNVKKRKIKQLLRISVAQLFFMESDNAGVIFEAGEIAKILNVHQAGFVNATLQTILKNKEKFDEEIPKDNRESIVLSYPQWFVNKMKIDYPDDYLEMLKSYKKRSYLSVRFDKNKITREKFEELLKNIKTDVLFSVGEVYYLSNANIFDTEIYKNGDAVIQDASSYLAVRNLGVKDGETVLDACSAPGGKSLAILQLFNPKKLISTDIHEHKVKLLNELKNKYGYSNLEVNLNDATQIENLDTMFDKILLDMPCSGLGVLRKKPEKIYDLTANDIKNLKKLQKKIFESAYKSLKNGGEIVYSTCTFSKNENTNNIQYFLEKYEDLEIMEVEIPENIDNIRDEFGGIYISYKNEYLDGFYIAKLRKK, encoded by the coding sequence TTGATAAAGAAAAAAAATATAAAATTAGACATAGTAAATTTACTGGATGAAATTCAGAACGGAAAATACAGTAATATCCAGTTAAATTACTATTTTTCTAAAAATAATTATACAAAAAAAGAAAAAATGTTTATTACAAATGTAATAAATGTTGTGATAAAAAATTTGATTTATATTGACTATCTGATTGGGAAAAGTGTTAGGAATGTGAAAAAGAGAAAGATAAAACAGCTTTTGAGAATTTCAGTTGCACAATTGTTTTTCATGGAATCAGATAATGCGGGAGTTATTTTTGAGGCTGGAGAGATTGCAAAAATTTTGAATGTACATCAAGCTGGATTTGTGAATGCGACTTTACAGACAATCTTGAAAAATAAAGAAAAATTTGATGAGGAAATTCCAAAAGATAACAGGGAAAGTATTGTTTTGTCATATCCGCAATGGTTTGTGAATAAGATGAAAATTGATTATCCTGATGATTATTTGGAAATGCTTAAATCTTATAAAAAAAGAAGTTATTTGTCAGTTAGATTTGATAAAAATAAAATTACGAGAGAAAAATTTGAGGAATTGCTGAAGAATATTAAGACGGATGTCTTATTTTCTGTTGGGGAAGTTTATTATTTATCAAATGCGAATATTTTTGATACGGAAATTTATAAGAATGGGGATGCTGTGATTCAGGATGCTTCGTCTTATCTGGCTGTGAGAAATTTAGGTGTGAAAGATGGAGAAACTGTACTTGATGCCTGCTCTGCTCCTGGTGGAAAATCCCTTGCGATTTTACAGCTGTTTAATCCGAAAAAACTGATTTCCACTGATATTCACGAGCATAAAGTGAAATTATTGAATGAACTTAAAAATAAATATGGTTACAGCAATCTTGAAGTGAACTTAAATGACGCTACACAAATTGAGAATTTAGATACAATGTTTGATAAGATACTTTTAGATATGCCTTGTAGCGGACTTGGAGTTCTTCGGAAAAAGCCTGAAAAAATATATGATTTGACGGCAAATGATATAAAAAATTTAAAGAAACTTCAGAAAAAAATATTTGAAAGTGCGTATAAATCTTTGAAAAATGGTGGAGAAATAGTTTACAGCACTTGTACATTTTCTAAAAATGAGAATACTAATAATATTCAGTATTTTCTCGAAAAATACGAGGATTTGGAAATTATGGAAGTAGAGATTCCTGAAAATATTGACAATATAAGAGATGAATTTGGGGGAATTTATATTTCATATAAAAATGAATATTTGGATGGGTTTTATATTGCAAAATTAAGAAAAAAATAA
- a CDS encoding glycoside hydrolase family 32 protein, which translates to MDFTKVREDEEKSILEKKEIVEKDFWRQKYHIQGIVGLINDPNGFSQFNGKYHMFYQWNPLGTNHKNKTWAHSVSSDLLNWERLETALRPDTWYSKDGVYSGSAIVDDDKLYLFYTGNVKDSEGNRESYQCLAVSSDGENFERWEPSIVNQPDGYTRHIRDPKIWKKDGKFYAVIGIQGENLEGKAVLYSSENIKDWKFEGEIAGANHGKIKDFGFMWECPDYFQLKDEKTGEIKDLLVFSPQGLEPEGDLYNNKYQTGYLFGKLDYEKPEFEILSDFVEIDRGNDFYAPQSMEDDKGRRLIVGWMGIPEEEDFPTVKNEWLHCLTLPRELKVIDGKLYQVPIKEMEIIRGEKIEFSEKVTGEVKVGTGATYELKTKFTDFNSDFGLKLRTNKNSETVLKFDYNDKKFVLNRTKGEQPDKRLRKVYLGDISELELTVFVDSSSVEVFINGGQEVFSSRIFPEKDANGIIVFADKDVNVEIEKWEWK; encoded by the coding sequence ATGGATTTTACTAAAGTTAGAGAAGATGAGGAAAAATCAATTTTAGAGAAAAAAGAAATTGTTGAAAAAGATTTTTGGCGACAAAAATATCATATTCAAGGAATTGTGGGGTTAATTAACGATCCGAATGGATTTTCGCAGTTTAATGGAAAATATCATATGTTTTATCAATGGAATCCATTGGGAACTAATCATAAAAACAAAACTTGGGCTCATAGTGTAAGCAGTGATTTATTAAACTGGGAAAGACTGGAAACAGCTTTGCGTCCTGATACCTGGTATTCTAAGGATGGAGTTTATTCTGGAAGTGCTATTGTGGATGACGACAAACTTTATTTATTTTATACAGGAAATGTGAAAGATTCCGAAGGAAATAGGGAATCTTACCAATGCCTAGCAGTTTCAAGCGACGGAGAAAATTTTGAGAGATGGGAGCCAAGCATTGTAAATCAGCCAGATGGATATACACGGCACATAAGGGATCCAAAAATCTGGAAAAAAGATGGTAAATTTTATGCTGTAATTGGTATTCAAGGTGAAAATTTGGAAGGAAAGGCAGTTTTATACAGTTCAGAAAATATAAAAGATTGGAAATTTGAAGGAGAAATTGCAGGAGCAAATCACGGAAAAATTAAAGACTTTGGATTTATGTGGGAATGTCCTGACTATTTTCAGTTAAAAGATGAAAAAACTGGAGAAATAAAGGATTTATTGGTTTTTTCTCCACAAGGTTTGGAGCCAGAAGGAGATTTATACAATAACAAGTATCAGACAGGATATTTATTTGGAAAATTAGATTATGAAAAACCTGAATTTGAAATTTTATCAGACTTTGTGGAAATTGACAGAGGAAATGACTTTTATGCACCACAGTCAATGGAAGATGATAAAGGAAGAAGGCTTATTGTAGGCTGGATGGGAATTCCAGAAGAAGAAGATTTTCCAACTGTAAAAAATGAATGGCTTCACTGCCTAACTTTACCAAGAGAACTTAAAGTAATAGATGGAAAACTTTATCAAGTGCCTATAAAGGAAATGGAAATTATCCGTGGAGAAAAAATTGAGTTTAGTGAAAAAGTTACTGGAGAAGTGAAAGTTGGAACAGGAGCAACTTATGAATTAAAAACTAAATTTACTGATTTTAATTCTGATTTTGGATTAAAATTACGAACTAATAAAAACAGTGAAACAGTTTTAAAATTTGATTATAACGATAAAAAATTTGTACTAAACAGAACAAAAGGTGAACAACCTGATAAAAGATTAAGAAAAGTTTATCTTGGAGATATTTCGGAATTGGAACTTACTGTGTTTGTAGATAGCTCTTCTGTAGAAGTATTTATTAACGGCGGACAGGAAGTATTTTCATCAAGAATATTCCCTGAGAAAGATGCGAACGGAATAATCGTTTTTGCTGATAAAGATGTAAATGTGGAAATAGAAAAATGGGAATGGAAATAA
- the gltS gene encoding sodium/glutamate symporter: MVKINMDMIQTIGLAVILLLIGMKLRKKIKFFEKYCIPAPVIGGFLFSIFVFILRQTNVAEIKFTDTLQKFFMVMFFTSVGFNASLKVLKKGGKKVLIFLFVAAGLCILQNAVAVGLSKFVGLPPLLALMTGSTPMTGGHGTSAAVAPTIEALGPAYKGANAIAIASATFGLIVGSAMGGPIASRLIKKHKLLPEHFVKDGIQHGDEDIDEEVLKRQKPYLDGERFSMAFFYILIAMGIGSYLSIFIDYLMSFTNFEAHFPVYIGPMIVAAIIRNLSDNVKAMNAPTKEISILEDVALSLFLSMALMTLRLWELIDLALPVIILLIAQVILIYFYLNWITFKAMGSDYDAAVMVSGHCGFGLGATPNGISNMKAVTEKYIYSKMAFFVIPIVGSLFIDFANISIITIFTQFFK; the protein is encoded by the coding sequence ATGGTTAAAATTAACATGGATATGATTCAGACAATTGGTCTGGCAGTTATTTTATTGTTAATTGGAATGAAACTTAGAAAAAAAATCAAATTTTTTGAAAAATACTGTATTCCAGCGCCTGTTATTGGTGGTTTTCTATTTTCAATATTTGTTTTTATTTTAAGGCAGACAAATGTAGCTGAAATAAAATTTACTGATACATTGCAAAAATTCTTTATGGTTATGTTTTTTACAAGCGTAGGATTTAACGCAAGTTTAAAAGTATTGAAAAAAGGTGGAAAAAAAGTGCTTATTTTCCTATTTGTGGCAGCGGGATTATGTATTTTGCAAAATGCTGTTGCAGTTGGACTTTCAAAATTTGTAGGACTTCCGCCATTACTGGCACTAATGACAGGATCTACTCCAATGACTGGAGGACATGGAACATCTGCCGCTGTAGCTCCGACAATTGAAGCTCTCGGTCCTGCATACAAAGGAGCAAATGCTATTGCCATTGCTTCTGCAACTTTTGGTCTTATTGTAGGATCTGCTATGGGAGGACCTATCGCAAGCAGACTTATTAAAAAGCACAAATTATTGCCTGAACATTTTGTAAAAGACGGTATTCAGCATGGAGATGAAGATATTGATGAAGAAGTGTTAAAAAGACAAAAGCCTTATCTTGATGGTGAACGATTTTCAATGGCGTTTTTCTATATCTTAATTGCAATGGGAATTGGTTCATATTTATCAATATTTATTGATTATCTTATGAGCTTTACAAATTTTGAAGCACATTTCCCTGTTTACATTGGACCAATGATTGTTGCTGCAATTATTAGAAATTTATCAGACAATGTAAAGGCTATGAATGCTCCGACAAAAGAAATAAGCATTCTTGAAGATGTGGCACTTAGTCTATTTCTTTCAATGGCACTAATGACACTAAGATTATGGGAATTAATTGATTTGGCATTACCTGTAATTATTTTATTAATTGCACAAGTTATATTGATTTATTTCTATCTGAACTGGATAACATTTAAAGCAATGGGGTCTGATTACGATGCAGCAGTAATGGTTTCAGGACATTGTGGATTTGGACTTGGAGCAACTCCAAACGGAATTTCAAACATGAAAGCAGTTACAGAAAAATATATTTATTCAAAAATGGCATTTTTCGTAATTCCAATTGTCGGTTCACTATTTATCGACTTTGCCAATATCAGTATCATTACAATATTTACGCAGTTTTTTAAATAA